Proteins encoded within one genomic window of Bombus terrestris chromosome 11, iyBomTerr1.2, whole genome shotgun sequence:
- the LOC100646188 gene encoding uncharacterized transmembrane protein DDB_G0289901-like gives MKITLLLLAVFVCVQLAIAGLNIEARKEADASAESSGSKSSQVEKKEESSQSSSASKSSNEKESSKIDGATEISGSLETGRGSESDKKWKNGGSSESGENWKNGGNSESGEKWKNSESSEKGGKWKKGGSSESGKNWKNGGSSESNKHWKSGGSSESGEKWKNSESSAKGGKWNNGEHSESGEKWKNDGSSENGEKWKNDGSSENSEKWKNGGSSESDKKWKNGGSSESDKKWKKGGSSESGEKWKNSESSKEGGKWKNDGSSESDEKWKNSESSEKGGKWNNGASSESGEKWKNDGSSGNGEKWKNGGNSESGEKWKNSESSEKDGKWNNGESSKKSGKWKNDGNSESGENWKNGESSESGKNWKNSGSSESGKNWKNGGSSESNKHWKSGESSESGEKWKNSESSEKGGKWNNGASSESGEKWKNDGSSENGEKWKNGGNSESGEKWKNSESSEKGGKWNNGGHSESGEKWKNDGSSEKGEKWKNGGKWKNGGSSESDKNWKNGGNSESGENWKNGGSSGSGEKWKNSESSEKGGKWNNGESSKKGGKWKNDGNSESGENWKNGESSESGKNWRNSGSSESGKNWKNGGSSESNKHWKSGGSSESGEKWKNSESSESGKNWKNSGSSESGKNWKNGGSSESNKHWKSGGSSESGEKWKNSESGNKGKSSKNSESWKSNENSKNDGSWKSSEESEKWKDGKAVAEDSVSINWADVKEQISNIATSLEKGGNLEAVLKIKKGEKKISSLEEIKEKISVLLKWIQEGKDTSSLLDLKEGSKDIASLKEIKGKILLIVKLVNEGKDTSGLLDLEASGKVILELQSAIEKVLVKSEKVTKVSEVSGLVKSKTVSDIKPLQAVIPLILELQKTDINLSTLNKWSTVNVNSIDKERVTKTVPVLLQSMKGGEDIQNLLSAKGAKKLGISALDLQAVQGALGVVGKLSSGGALNSKGLLNLKDGASVLGAGKIGGLIPLPKL, from the exons ATGAAGATCACGTTGTTGTTGTTGGCAGTATTCGTCTGCGTGCAGTTAGCGATCGCAGGCTTGAATATAGAAGCCAGAAAGGAAGCGGATGCGTCTGCAGAAAGCTCCGGATCGAAAAGTTCCCAAgtggaaaaaaaggaagaatcatCGCAAAGCTCCTCGGCTTCTAAATCgtcaaatgaaaaagaaagctcGAAAATCGACGGAGCCACAGAAATCAGCGGAAGCTTAGAAACCGGCCGAGGCTCGGAAAGCGACAAAAAATGGAAGAACGGCGGAAGCTCCGAAAGTGGCGAAAATTGGAAGAACGGTGGAAACTCGGAAAGTGGCGAGAAATGGAAAAACAGTGAAAGCTCGGAAAAGGGCGGAAAATGGAAGAAAGGTGGAAGCTCGGAAAGCGGCAAAAATTGGAAGAACGGCGGAAGCTCGGAAAGCAACAAACATTGGAAGAGCGGTGGAAGCTCGGAAAGTGGCGAGAAATGGAAAAACAGTGAAAGTTCCGCAAAGGGCGGAAAATGGAATAACGGCGAACATTCGGAAAGCGGAGAAAAATGGaagaatgatggaagctcggaAAACGGCGAAAAATGGAAGAACGATGGAAGCTCGGAAAACAGCGAAAAATGGAAGAACGGTGGAAGCTCGGAAAGCGACAAAAAATGGAAGAACGGTGGAAGCTCGGAAAGCGacaaaaaatggaagaaaggtGGAAGCTCGGAAAGTGGCGAGAAATGGAAGAACAGTGAAAGTTCGAAAGAGGGCGGAAAATGGAAGAACGATGGAAGCTCGGAAAGCGacgaaaaatggaaaaacagTGAAAGCTCGGAAAAGGGCGGAAAATGGAATAACGGTGCAAGCTCGGAAAGCGGAGAAAAATGGAAGAACGATGGAAGCTCGGGAAACGGCGAAAAATGGAAGAACGGTGGAAACTCGGAAAGTGGCGAGAAATGGAAAAACAGTGAAAGCTCGGAAAAGGACGGAAAATGGAATAACGGTGAAAGTTCGAAAAAGAGCGGAAAATGGAAGAACGATGGAAATTCGGAAAGCGGCGAAAATTGGAAGAACGGTGAAAGCTCCGAAAGCGGCAAAAATTGGAAGAACAGTGGAAGCTCGGAAAGCGGCAAAAATTGGAAGAACGGCGGAAGCTCGGAAAGCAACAAACATTGGAAGAGCGGTGAAAGCTCGGAAAGTGGCGAGAAATGGAAAAACAGTGAAAGCTCCGAAAAGGGCGGAAAATGGAATAACGGTGCAAGCTCGGAAAGCGGAGAAAAATGGAAGAACGATGGAAGCTCGGAAAACGGCGAAAAATGGAAGAACGGTGGAAACTCGGAAAGTGGCGAGAAATGGAAAAACAGTGAAAGCTCGGAAAAGGGCGGAAAATGGAATAACGGCGGACATTCGGAAAGCGGAGAGAAATGGAAGAACGATGGAAGCTCCGAAAAGGGCGAAAAATGGAAGAACGGCGGAAAGTGGAAGAACGGCGGAAGCTCGGAAAGCGACAAAAATTGGAAGAACGGTGGAAATTCCGAAAGTGGCGAAAATTGGAAGAACGGTGGAAGCTCGGGAAGTGGCGAGAAATGGAAAAACAGTGAAAGCTCCGAAAAGGGCGGAAAATGGAATAACGGTGAAAGTTCGAAAAAGGGCGGAAAATGGAAGAACGATGGAAATTCGGAAAGCGGCGAAAATTGGAAGAACGGTGAAAGCTCCGAAAGCGGCAAAAATTGGAGGAACAGCGGAAGCTCCGAAAGCggcaaaaattggaagaatggCGGAAGCTCAGAAAGCAACAAACATTGGAAGAGCGGTGGAAGCTCGGAAAGCGGCGAGAAATGGAAAAACAGTGAAAGCTCCGAAAGCGGCAAAAATTGGAAGAACAGCGGAAGCTCCGAAAGCGGCAAAAATTGGAAGAACGGCGGAAGCTCGGAAAGCAACAAACATTGGAAGAGCGGTGGAAGCTCGGAAAGTGGCGAGAAATGGAAAAACAGTGAAAGCGGAAATAAAGGCAAAAGCTCAAAAAACAGCGAAAGTTGGAAGAGCAACGAAAACTCGAAGAACGACGGCAGCTGGAAGAGCAGTGAAGAATCAG aaAAGTGGAAAGATGGTAAAGCAGTGGCGGAAGACAGCGTTAGTATAAACTGGGCAGATGTCAAAGAGCAGATTAGCAACATTGCTACATCCTTAGAAAAGGGTGGTAACCTCGAGGCtgtattgaaaataaagaaaggagaaaagaaaatttcaagtttggaggaaatcaaggagaaaATCTCTGTCCTACTGAAATGGATTCAAGAAGGCAAAGATACTAGCAGCCTATTAGATTTGAAAGAGGGTAGCAAGGATATTGCGTCGTTGAAAGAAATCAAAGGAAAGATCCTTTTGATTGTTAAGTTAGTGAACGAAGGGAAAGACACTAGTGGTCTTTTAGATTTAGAAGCGAGTGGCAAAGTAATTTTAGAATTGCAAAGCGCCATAGAAAAGGTTCTCGTAAAGTCAGAAAAGGTAACCAAAGTATCTGAAGTTTCCGGTTTAGTAAAAAGCAAAACTGTCTCGGACATAAAACCGCTTCAAGCAGTAATTCCTTTAATCCTTGAATTGCAAAAAACAGACATTAACCTTAGTACCTTAAACAAGTGGTCCACTGTTAACGTAAATTCTATAGATAAAGAACGCGTCACGAAAACGGTTCCAGTGCTCCTTCAATCCATGAAAGGAGGCGAAGATATTCAGAACCTTTTGAGTGCGAAAGGTGCAAAGAAACTTGGCATTAGTGCTTTGGACTTACAGGCAGTTCAAGGAGCTCTTGGCGTGGTTGGAAAGCTAAGTTCAGGTGGTGCGTTGAACTCAAAAGGCTTGTTGAACTTGAAAGACGGCGCTAGTGTGTTAGGTGCAGGAAAAATCGGAGGATTAATTCCTTTACCGAAACTTTAA
- the LOC100647390 gene encoding protein spaetzle-like isoform X1 — protein MKEYQSIISVYNVAIGLLLVFNNVHSDSQWQNETIPSCKGQTFCENVANYPFDAVKKIISKHLLLKNYSNLDMIEPLKPTLPMYSEHGTKLCQSIEKIIFPKTAENMNNEWSYVLNTDDIVQGVHIEKCVNEGKRCSSINGLARGYITVCKQRYVHNQLLGLQKGGSYSYQQFRFPSNCYCYIEYVGPDIRLVEVADFQNKSSDIN, from the exons ATGAAGGAATATCAAAGCATAATTTCTGTATACAATGTTGCAATCGGTTTGTTACTA GTCTTCAACAATGTCCACAGTGATTCTCAATGGCAAAATGAAACAATACCTTCTTGTAAAGGACAAACCTTCTGCGAGAATGTTGCGAATTATCCCTTTGATGCGGTGAAGAAAATAATTAGCAAACACTtacttcttaaaaattatagTAATCTCGATATG ATAGAACCACTTAAACCCACTCTGCCGATGTACTCAGAACATGGAACGAAACTCTGTCAGTCAATC gAGAAAATTATCTTTCCAAAAACGGCGGAAAATATGAATAACGAGTGGTCGTATGTCCTTAACACTGATGATATAGTACAAGGGGTACACATAGAAAAATGCGT caaCGAAGGCAAACGTTGTAGCTCGATAAATGGGCTCGCAAGAGGTTACATAACTGTATGTAAACAAAGGTACGTTCATAATCAACTCCTAGGACTTCAGAAGGGTGGCTCGTATAGCTATCAGCAATTCCGATTTCCATCCAATTGCTACTGTTACATTGAATACGTCGGCCCTGACATACGGCTCGTCGAAGTAGCAGACTTTCAAAACAAATCAAGCGATATCAATTGA
- the LOC100647390 gene encoding protein spaetzle-like isoform X2, translating to MLQSVCYYDSQWQNETIPSCKGQTFCENVANYPFDAVKKIISKHLLLKNYSNLDMIEPLKPTLPMYSEHGTKLCQSIEKIIFPKTAENMNNEWSYVLNTDDIVQGVHIEKCVNEGKRCSSINGLARGYITVCKQRYVHNQLLGLQKGGSYSYQQFRFPSNCYCYIEYVGPDIRLVEVADFQNKSSDIN from the exons ATGTTGCAATCGGTTTGTTACTA TGATTCTCAATGGCAAAATGAAACAATACCTTCTTGTAAAGGACAAACCTTCTGCGAGAATGTTGCGAATTATCCCTTTGATGCGGTGAAGAAAATAATTAGCAAACACTtacttcttaaaaattatagTAATCTCGATATG ATAGAACCACTTAAACCCACTCTGCCGATGTACTCAGAACATGGAACGAAACTCTGTCAGTCAATC gAGAAAATTATCTTTCCAAAAACGGCGGAAAATATGAATAACGAGTGGTCGTATGTCCTTAACACTGATGATATAGTACAAGGGGTACACATAGAAAAATGCGT caaCGAAGGCAAACGTTGTAGCTCGATAAATGGGCTCGCAAGAGGTTACATAACTGTATGTAAACAAAGGTACGTTCATAATCAACTCCTAGGACTTCAGAAGGGTGGCTCGTATAGCTATCAGCAATTCCGATTTCCATCCAATTGCTACTGTTACATTGAATACGTCGGCCCTGACATACGGCTCGTCGAAGTAGCAGACTTTCAAAACAAATCAAGCGATATCAATTGA